Part of the Triticum aestivum cultivar Chinese Spring chromosome 4D, IWGSC CS RefSeq v2.1, whole genome shotgun sequence genome is shown below.
GACTATGCTAGTAACCAAACCATGGGCAGATCAGGCCCATGCATTGCATATGCAGGAAGTGACGCACACACGTACTCAGTACACACGGGCGTCTCGATCCCATGCATGAACATGCGAGTACCGAGATAAACTTCCAATAGAAAATGCCACGGTAAACACTCTGTCAGTGTTGGACGGTCAATCCTAGTAGGAGGAAGAAATTAAGTGGGTAGCATTGTCATTTTGTCTGGGGAAATGCCCAATGATTTCTGGttgtatatacaccctatatgaggatttttttttaaatatttctATAAAATGTCAAAATAGGTAAGAACTATTTTGACAAAacacttgacttacttttgcactagcatataaattttcagaaaaaaaacaaaagttgacctcacaacaaaaagacaaaatttatttgctattataggtcactactCACACTATTTTAGCCAAAAAATTGTCATTTTTGAAAAGAAATCAAAgggatattttctttttgtggattttttcttaCGGGTACAgcagaaggtcaagtttatttcaaataTATTTGCAGgaatttttgactttttgttgaattactaagTTTTTTCTCATATAGGGTGTATATGTCCTCATAGACAACAAATCCTCCTCCATTTTGTCTGCCTCTAAATAAAGCAAGATCGAGAAGATTAGACACGATAATCCTGTCATACGTCGGCTCGTAAGATATTGATGATTGTTTTGGTGATGCCGTGATATAACTTGTCCCAAAAATCATGGCGCGGTTTCGTGAATTTTTTCTTGATCGAAAATGTGGTAACTTTACACATGAATCTATACCTAAGCTATGGTTACGTGGGTAAACATTTGCTAAGAAAAAGATAGGGTCCTAAACCAACCATGTGATGTGAGTGTTGGGCTGATCGGTGAATACCAAATGCGGGCGCGCGTCTTCCCCATGAACATGAACACGAACATGCATGCATACGCAAATAATGCCATGGTTTCGATGACTCTTATCATGTAATGTGTTACCTAGTTCTGCGCGCGCGCCCATactggccggccggccggccacgCCTGCTCGTCGGCACATGAGTTCTTCGGTGTACCTACGACCAACGTCGTACGTGCCGCGTAGTGCAAGACCATGAACCCTGGCTAGTGGGTGATCACGGGGCGCACTGTGACCAGCTGACTGAGTGATTGGATTTCGACCATGCACCCGATCGGAATGACACGACCCGACACCCTCCACGCGCAGGCACAATCAGCAGCTGGAAATTCATTCACCGGAAAGCTTAAGCTGCAGTGGTAAAGGATGCTAGCTAGCCAGACGCATAGAGTCGTACGCCATCTTTCCTGCAGCACTAGGCCGTGATGGCCCTTGAATCGGCAACCTTCCAAACCCAAACAGCTCCCGTGTCTGTTACCATCTCCTTGTGCTTCCATCCCCATTCCCCAGAGCCAGCTCGATCACATGCGTGCATCGTCTTCTAGCTTGCTTGCACCAGTGGTGGGCAGCTAGCTCTTGCTCATCTCATCTTCACATGGGGTGACTAAAATATCTGTGGGTGGGCTAGCTAAACTTAAACCCCTTGCTTCCTTCTTGAGCTATAAATAGCGCCCCGAGCTCCCTTGCactgcacacacagaaacacacggCAGAGGCAGTCTAAACCCTGTACACGCACAGCAGCAGGAGAGGTAGCTTGGCAGCCAtggcgaagaaggcggcggtgatCGCCACGCTGCTGGCCCTGAACCTGCTCTTCTTCACCTTCGCCGACGCCTGCGGCTGCCACTGCGGATCCTGCCCTAGccccggcggaggcggcggcggtgggggtggcggtggaggtgggagtggtggcggcggtggtgggagCGGGGGCAGTGGAGGCAGCGGTGGAGGCGGTtctggaggaggaggcagcggcggAGGGGGATCTGGAGGAGGCGGTAGCGCCGGAGGCGGATcaggaggaggcggcagcggcggcggcgggtccggcggtGGCGGATCGGGAGGAGGCGGATCAGGCGGGCGCGCGCGGTGCCCCATCGATGCGCTGAAGCTGGGGGTGTGCGCCAACGTGCTCAACGGGCTGATCAACCTGCAGCTGGGGACGCCGCCGAAGCAGCCGTGCTGCTCGCTGATCCAGGGGCTCGCCGACCTGGAGGCGGCGGTGTGCCTGTGCACGGCGCTCAAGGCCAACATCCTGGGCATCAACCTCAACGTGCCCATCGATCTCAGCCTCCTCGTCAACTACTGCGGCAAGAACGTCCCCTCCGGCTTCCAGTGCCCCCGCTAGAAGAGAAGACCCGAGAGATCCATCGTCCACTGCATGCAGGCATCTACTATACGTACGTACGTGCGTGCATGCATGATCTACAATCCATCCATTGACTAGTGCTCTATAGCTAGTCGTATACGTTATTTGCTTCATAATTTATCATCGCACTTGCTAGTTGATAAACTTTACATATGCGTGCTGCGTGTCTGTCTGTGTGGTAGTATCGTTT
Proteins encoded:
- the LOC123099113 gene encoding ctenidin-1 codes for the protein MAKKAAVIATLLALNLLFFTFADACGCHCGSCPSPGGGGGGGGGGGGGSGGGGGGSGGSGGSGGGGSGGGGSGGGGSGGGGSAGGGSGGGGSGGGGSGGGGSGGGGSGGRARCPIDALKLGVCANVLNGLINLQLGTPPKQPCCSLIQGLADLEAAVCLCTALKANILGINLNVPIDLSLLVNYCGKNVPSGFQCPR